In Rhodothermus marinus DSM 4252, a single genomic region encodes these proteins:
- a CDS encoding dienelactone hydrolase family protein, with product MGLDRRTFLEALLGTAALGWRRWPASVEGEAPLHDDAAGSVLGAYGDWAAALAEDPPRLSLRRQETVDLAAWQRRARARVMALLGMPEVGAAPHAEVVARVAHDGLIIEDLRWQLPFGPPTRAYLLRPADASGPLPGVLALHDHGGDKFFGREKIVDPGTRHPLMVAHQEKLYDGRAWANELARRGYVVLVPDVMAFGSRRIRLADVPPRVRRGLPAREPETAEEIRAYNEWASWHEHMVARSLLAAGTTWPGVLLAELRGALEVLCRRPEVDARRVGCAGLSGGGWQTVLLAGMDDRIRCAVVTCMLTTWRDLARNRSYTHTWMLYIPLLARDLDYPELLGLRVPAPALVQCGRRDPLFTLPEMERAVQIMQEVYRRAGAPAHFQGLFYDEGHRFNRSMQEDAFAWLDRWLRG from the coding sequence GTGGGACTGGATCGCCGCACCTTCCTTGAAGCCCTGCTGGGCACGGCGGCGCTGGGATGGCGCCGGTGGCCGGCCTCGGTGGAGGGCGAAGCCCCGCTGCATGACGACGCGGCCGGATCGGTGCTCGGCGCCTACGGCGACTGGGCGGCCGCGCTGGCCGAAGATCCACCCCGACTGTCGCTTCGCCGGCAGGAGACCGTGGATCTGGCAGCGTGGCAGCGGCGGGCGCGCGCCCGGGTGATGGCGTTGCTGGGCATGCCGGAAGTCGGTGCGGCGCCCCATGCCGAGGTAGTGGCCCGCGTTGCGCACGATGGACTGATCATCGAAGACCTGCGCTGGCAGCTTCCCTTCGGACCGCCTACGCGGGCCTATCTGCTGCGTCCGGCTGACGCTTCGGGTCCGTTACCGGGTGTGCTGGCCCTGCATGATCATGGTGGCGACAAATTCTTCGGGCGCGAGAAGATCGTCGATCCGGGCACGCGCCATCCTCTCATGGTTGCCCATCAGGAAAAGCTCTACGATGGGCGGGCCTGGGCGAACGAGCTGGCACGGCGGGGCTACGTGGTGCTGGTGCCCGATGTGATGGCCTTCGGCAGCCGGCGCATCCGGCTGGCCGACGTGCCGCCACGTGTCCGGCGCGGGCTGCCCGCCCGGGAGCCCGAGACCGCCGAGGAAATCCGGGCCTACAACGAATGGGCGTCGTGGCACGAACACATGGTGGCCCGTTCGCTGCTGGCGGCCGGTACGACCTGGCCGGGCGTACTGCTGGCCGAGTTGCGCGGAGCGCTCGAGGTGCTCTGCAGGCGGCCGGAAGTGGACGCTCGCCGCGTCGGTTGCGCAGGGCTTTCGGGAGGTGGGTGGCAGACCGTGCTGCTGGCGGGAATGGACGATCGCATCCGCTGCGCCGTGGTGACCTGCATGCTCACCACCTGGCGCGATCTGGCCCGCAATCGGAGCTACACGCACACCTGGATGCTCTACATTCCGCTGCTGGCCCGCGATCTGGACTACCCCGAATTGCTGGGGCTGCGGGTGCCCGCTCCAGCGCTTGTGCAGTGCGGCCGTCGTGACCCGCTGTTTACGCTCCCGGAAATGGAACGGGCCGTACAGATCATGCAGGAAGTGTATCGGCGGGCCGGGGCGCCCGCGCATTTTCAGGGCCTGTTCTACGACGAAGGCCACCGCTTCAATCGAAGCATGCAGGAAGACGCGTTCGCCTGGCTGGACCGGTGGCTTCGAGGGTGA
- a CDS encoding pectinesterase family protein, whose product MRWCRILLLGLLPLLGGAVETPEAVRVRVENPSDVARPDELVELAWAPLAERLPALTPEQVRVRDEASGRSVPHQVVDNDGDGRPDVLLFLVNLWPREARTYRVEAAAPETTFAARAFAYHEPQRDDVAWESDRVAYRTYGQGLWQLESLVSSGIDVWLKRVRDLVITRWYAKGHDAYHIDTGEGADFFSVGQSLGAGGTAIWHEGRLFPARNFKSYRILAAGPLRAIVELHYEPWEVGGRQVSEVRRITIDAGQYLFREEVTFRAADSEPLTYAIGLVKREGVTGAWKQRDDWTWLGVWGPVERKNGGHGELGTAVLMPGDRLEAVRETNDHYLLLGRMRPGEPVVHYAGAGWTAAGDFRQVEDWWAYLDRFVQRFREPLRVAILTPSTGALRTAPDTYTYAAVVDPAYVGPEGARVDGVRRYRTIGRALADVPADNDAPYVIFVRRGRYHEKLSIDRPFVYLIGEDRETTVLSYDDVAGGPCADSPLRRALLARWQAENRSAQPRQPDRCGTRGSFTLRIAAPAVRVAHLTVENAFDYPAYQDSLRDLQAVAVLIDREADRTVFYDCVIRGYQDTLFVEGNRSYFRNCTILGHVDFIFGGGTAVFEACDLISRDRGRPNNGYVVAPSTPRSRPYGLIFHRCRLLKESPAMAPASVWLGRPWHPSNQPGLVSSNAVFLHCYMDDHIRPEGWTEMHGVDPMGERLFEYGSSGPGAHPDRPQLTAAEAALYAPAHVLAGWTPWRDLV is encoded by the coding sequence ATGCGCTGGTGCAGGATTCTGCTGCTGGGACTGCTTCCGCTGCTGGGCGGAGCCGTCGAAACGCCCGAAGCGGTGCGCGTTCGCGTGGAGAATCCCTCGGATGTGGCGCGTCCCGACGAGCTGGTCGAGCTGGCCTGGGCGCCGCTGGCCGAGCGGCTTCCGGCCCTGACGCCCGAGCAGGTGCGCGTGCGTGACGAGGCCAGTGGCCGCTCGGTCCCGCACCAGGTGGTGGACAACGACGGTGACGGGCGGCCGGACGTGCTGCTCTTTCTGGTGAACCTCTGGCCCCGCGAGGCGCGCACCTATCGCGTGGAGGCCGCAGCCCCGGAGACGACCTTTGCCGCCCGGGCTTTCGCCTATCACGAGCCGCAACGCGACGATGTGGCCTGGGAAAGCGATCGGGTGGCGTATCGCACCTACGGCCAGGGCCTCTGGCAGCTGGAGTCGCTCGTGTCGAGCGGCATCGACGTCTGGCTCAAGCGCGTGCGCGATCTGGTGATCACCCGCTGGTACGCGAAGGGGCACGACGCCTATCATATCGACACGGGCGAAGGCGCCGACTTTTTCTCCGTCGGCCAGAGTCTGGGCGCCGGCGGCACGGCCATCTGGCACGAGGGACGGCTGTTTCCGGCCCGCAACTTCAAGTCGTACCGCATCCTGGCCGCCGGTCCGCTCCGGGCCATCGTGGAACTGCACTACGAACCGTGGGAGGTGGGCGGCCGCCAGGTGTCGGAAGTGCGGCGCATCACGATCGACGCCGGACAGTATCTGTTTCGGGAAGAAGTGACTTTCCGGGCGGCCGATAGCGAGCCGCTGACCTATGCGATCGGACTGGTCAAGCGCGAAGGGGTAACGGGCGCCTGGAAGCAGCGCGACGACTGGACCTGGCTGGGCGTCTGGGGACCGGTCGAGCGCAAAAATGGCGGACACGGCGAGCTGGGCACGGCCGTCCTGATGCCGGGCGACCGGCTCGAAGCGGTGCGCGAGACCAACGACCACTACCTGCTGCTTGGCCGCATGCGTCCGGGCGAACCCGTCGTGCACTATGCCGGGGCAGGATGGACGGCGGCCGGCGACTTCCGCCAGGTCGAAGACTGGTGGGCGTATCTGGATCGCTTCGTGCAGCGCTTTCGGGAGCCGCTTCGGGTGGCGATCCTCACGCCATCGACCGGCGCCCTGCGCACCGCGCCCGACACGTACACCTACGCCGCCGTGGTCGATCCGGCTTACGTCGGCCCCGAAGGAGCGCGCGTGGACGGGGTGCGGCGCTACCGGACCATCGGCCGGGCGCTGGCCGACGTGCCGGCCGACAACGACGCCCCCTACGTGATCTTCGTGCGGCGTGGCCGCTACCATGAGAAGCTTTCCATCGACCGGCCCTTCGTCTATCTGATCGGCGAAGATCGGGAGACGACCGTGCTCTCCTACGACGACGTGGCGGGTGGTCCCTGCGCCGACAGCCCGCTGCGGCGGGCGCTGCTGGCACGCTGGCAGGCCGAAAACCGCTCGGCACAGCCCCGCCAACCCGACCGTTGCGGTACGCGGGGCAGCTTCACGCTGCGCATTGCCGCCCCTGCGGTGCGCGTCGCCCATCTGACCGTGGAAAACGCCTTCGACTATCCGGCCTATCAGGACAGCCTGCGCGACCTGCAGGCCGTAGCCGTGCTCATCGATCGCGAGGCCGACCGCACCGTCTTCTACGACTGCGTGATTCGCGGCTATCAGGACACGCTCTTCGTCGAGGGCAACCGGAGCTATTTTCGCAACTGTACGATTCTCGGCCATGTCGACTTCATTTTCGGCGGGGGCACGGCCGTTTTCGAAGCCTGCGATCTGATTTCGCGGGATCGCGGCCGGCCCAACAACGGCTACGTGGTGGCACCCAGCACGCCCCGGAGCCGTCCCTACGGGCTGATTTTCCATCGGTGTCGCCTGCTGAAGGAATCGCCTGCGATGGCTCCGGCCTCGGTGTGGCTGGGACGTCCCTGGCATCCCTCGAACCAGCCGGGGCTGGTCAGCAGCAACGCCGTTTTTCTGCACTGCTACATGGACGATCACATTCGGCCCGAGGGCTGGACGGAGATGCACGGCGTGGATCCGATGGGTGAGCGGCTTTTCGAATACGGCAGCAGCGGGCCGGGAGCCCATCCCGACCGGCCGCAGCTCACGGCGGCGGAAGCGGCGCTGTATGCGCCGGCCCATGTGCTGGCCGGATGGACACCCTGGCGAGACCTCGTCTGA
- a CDS encoding glycoside hydrolase family 88/105 protein codes for MRWYGRILGIGLGCLLGLIAQAQSPDVRPWSVRMAESAMRQKPLLSERWHYEVGVVLRAFEALWYRTGDARYFEYIRTNIDRFVTPEGAIRTYEKEEYNLDQINTGKLLFLLYEQTGEERYRRAIDTLRDQLRHHPRTSEGGFWHKKIYPYQLWLDGVYMMGPFLVRYGVTFGDAEALDETTHEILLVARYLRDPRTGLYYHGWDEKRQQIWADSITGRSANFWGRGMGWYAMALVDVLDWLPADHPDRPTIIRILQDLAEAVARVQDPVTGLWYQVLDQPAYSGNYLEASASSMFVYALAKGVRKGYLSAKYLEVARRGYRGLVKHLVSVDPDGTVHLNQICAVAGLGGPRQRDGSIEYYLSEPIVSDDPKGVGPFILASLEIEAFEGGALH; via the coding sequence ATGCGCTGGTACGGACGAATTCTGGGAATCGGACTGGGTTGTCTGCTGGGACTGATCGCGCAGGCGCAGTCGCCCGACGTGCGGCCGTGGTCGGTCCGCATGGCCGAGTCCGCCATGCGCCAGAAGCCGCTACTCTCCGAGCGCTGGCACTACGAAGTGGGCGTCGTGCTGCGCGCCTTCGAGGCACTCTGGTACCGGACGGGCGACGCACGGTATTTCGAATACATCCGCACCAATATCGACCGGTTTGTCACGCCGGAGGGCGCCATCCGCACCTACGAGAAGGAGGAGTACAACCTGGACCAGATCAACACCGGGAAACTGCTGTTTCTGCTCTACGAGCAGACCGGCGAAGAACGATACCGTCGGGCCATCGATACGCTGCGCGACCAGCTCCGGCACCATCCGCGCACCAGCGAGGGCGGCTTCTGGCACAAGAAGATCTATCCCTACCAGCTCTGGCTCGACGGCGTCTACATGATGGGGCCGTTCCTGGTGCGCTATGGCGTGACGTTCGGCGATGCGGAAGCCCTCGACGAAACTACCCACGAAATCCTGCTGGTCGCCCGCTACCTGCGCGACCCGCGCACCGGCCTTTACTACCATGGCTGGGATGAGAAGCGCCAGCAGATCTGGGCCGACTCCATCACGGGCCGTTCGGCCAACTTCTGGGGGCGTGGCATGGGCTGGTACGCCATGGCGCTGGTGGACGTGCTGGACTGGCTCCCCGCAGATCATCCCGATCGTCCGACGATCATCCGGATCCTGCAGGATCTGGCCGAAGCCGTGGCGCGCGTGCAGGATCCGGTCACGGGCCTCTGGTACCAGGTGCTTGATCAGCCCGCCTATTCGGGCAACTACCTGGAGGCGTCCGCTTCAAGCATGTTCGTGTACGCGCTGGCCAAAGGAGTACGCAAAGGATACCTGTCGGCGAAATACCTGGAGGTGGCCCGGCGTGGCTATCGGGGGCTTGTAAAGCACCTGGTTTCGGTGGATCCCGATGGCACGGTGCATCTGAATCAGATCTGCGCGGTGGCCGGACTGGGCGGGCCGCGACAGCGGGACGGTTCAATTGAATACTACCTGAGCGAGCCGATCGTCAGCGACGATCCGAAGGGCGTCGGTCCGTTCATTCTGGCCAGCCTGGAGATCGAAGCTTTTGAGGGGGGCGCCCTGCACTGA
- a CDS encoding T9SS type A sorting domain-containing protein, translating into MRTATSAWIGLLVLLLFGAANSRAQELIVEPFNVSGQYLNEVIAGDTTATGERNDPNRVYVLRRNGVYLVNDDIIVRGFDLRLMTEEGEGEKAIIYPVVNTQTGTFAADPIIRMEGNVWIKDVVLVGYLDADPSEVVNIASTIVRTTAPGYDLIMDGVIMSNTRGQHIRTEAAARVIRITNTIFANMGDLGRSNFGAGKAIDLRDTSVDTLFIQNCTFVNFQDRIIRHRSSTAPINNLIFDHNTILNGMSYHGTLALGWVGKSVRITNNLFLDSFVLGADTSDASRQAEFDEHGELYPNGKPRMIWIFSVPNDTTQWVVSNNYWAVSDSVEAFYAKYGDGAGDDGNPDNGTDGDNDIIGPGAPLSYHINSRLGADSVNAFIELEDLQVANRPYISKMLRMAEWYRTQTGRTKATTSFVRELHDFDRKPVTYFMREFDASYPTDSPAYTGAARGFPAGDLNWFPDKKAEWELTAIERQPGNLPVTAFRLHQNYPNPFTRETRITYTLPEPATVTLRVFNLLGQEVARLADGIRQAAGVYTATWDGMDLLGRKAAPGVYFYRLEAGGTVLTRKMLLLPAN; encoded by the coding sequence ATGAGGACCGCTACGAGTGCATGGATCGGGCTGCTCGTTCTGTTATTGTTCGGCGCGGCGAACAGCAGGGCGCAGGAACTGATCGTCGAGCCTTTCAACGTGTCGGGGCAGTATCTGAACGAGGTGATCGCCGGCGACACGACGGCCACCGGCGAGCGGAACGACCCCAACCGGGTGTACGTGCTGCGGCGTAACGGTGTTTACCTGGTCAACGACGACATCATCGTTCGTGGATTTGACCTACGCCTGATGACGGAAGAAGGCGAGGGCGAAAAAGCCATCATCTATCCGGTGGTGAATACCCAGACCGGTACGTTTGCGGCGGACCCGATCATTCGCATGGAGGGCAACGTCTGGATCAAAGACGTAGTGCTGGTGGGGTATCTGGACGCCGATCCCAGCGAGGTGGTCAACATTGCCAGTACAATCGTCCGTACTACCGCACCGGGATATGATCTGATCATGGACGGGGTTATCATGTCCAACACGCGGGGACAGCACATCCGCACCGAGGCGGCCGCGCGTGTGATCCGCATTACCAACACGATTTTCGCCAACATGGGCGATCTGGGACGCTCGAACTTCGGGGCCGGCAAGGCCATCGACCTGCGGGATACGTCGGTCGATACGTTGTTCATTCAGAACTGCACGTTCGTGAACTTCCAGGACCGCATCATTCGCCACCGGTCCAGCACGGCGCCCATCAACAACCTGATTTTCGACCACAACACGATCCTCAACGGCATGTCGTATCACGGCACGCTGGCCCTGGGATGGGTGGGTAAGAGCGTGCGGATTACGAACAACCTGTTTCTGGATTCCTTCGTGCTGGGGGCCGACACGAGCGACGCCAGCCGTCAGGCCGAGTTCGACGAGCACGGCGAACTGTACCCCAACGGCAAACCGCGGATGATCTGGATCTTCTCGGTGCCCAACGATACGACCCAGTGGGTCGTGTCGAACAACTACTGGGCCGTGTCGGACTCGGTGGAGGCTTTCTATGCGAAGTACGGCGATGGGGCGGGCGACGACGGCAACCCCGACAACGGCACTGACGGTGACAACGACATCATCGGGCCGGGCGCGCCGCTTTCCTACCACATCAACAGCCGACTGGGGGCCGACTCGGTCAATGCGTTCATCGAACTGGAAGATCTGCAAGTCGCCAATCGGCCCTACATCAGCAAGATGCTGCGTATGGCCGAGTGGTACCGGACGCAGACCGGCCGCACCAAGGCCACCACGAGCTTTGTGCGCGAACTGCACGACTTCGATCGGAAGCCGGTTACGTACTTCATGCGTGAGTTCGACGCTTCGTATCCCACCGATTCGCCCGCGTACACCGGCGCGGCCAGGGGCTTCCCGGCCGGCGACCTGAACTGGTTCCCGGACAAAAAAGCCGAGTGGGAGCTGACGGCCATCGAGCGGCAGCCCGGCAACCTGCCGGTGACGGCCTTCCGGCTGCATCAGAACTATCCGAATCCGTTCACGCGGGAAACCCGCATCACGTACACGCTGCCCGAGCCGGCCACCGTCACGCTGCGCGTGTTCAACCTGCTGGGGCAGGAGGTTGCCCGTCTGGCCGATGGCATTCGGCAGGCCGCCGGAGTTTACACGGCCACCTGGGATGGCATGGACCTGCTGGGCCGGAAGGCGGCCCCCGGCGTCTACTTCTACCGCCTGGAGGCCGGCGGCACGGTGCTGACGCGCAAGATGTTGCTTCTTCCGGCCAACTGA